DNA sequence from the Chlorocebus sabaeus isolate Y175 chromosome 25, mChlSab1.0.hap1, whole genome shotgun sequence genome:
CTGTATGAATCACAAAATTAGGCTATTTTCATTAACTCATTTTCAACTCTAAATCGAAGGATAGGAAAAAGAGATCTATGCAATGCAATGATGCATTTAGACTTCAAAAGATAGTAATAGGTAATTCATTTGAAACTTGGGCACCATTTGGAGAATTTTAATTATTGTGTTGAATATGTACATCCCCAGTTGGATTTACACAGATTATATGGGTTTTTCTTGTAAGTGAATTCCTCCAGTAGGGAAACTTTTACATTGGAAGCAAGATAGAAAATGTCTTTCATTTAGAGTTTCTGAGAGACCATTTTTCTGTGAAGATATGTAATTGTTGCCAGGTCAAGTGAAGGTACAGTAAAACCAGGTGACACAAGGAAACAGAAGATTTGTAAGGAGtaaattttaatcattaaaataattctatttgttgttttaaaaatttttatagtttctcaaTTATTTACCACTTATATGGAGTTTTATATTACtaaatttaattactttttaattttatttttgtttggggTGATTAAAAAGTGAGCCACCCTTATTTCAGATTTACTGCCAAACATTTTTGAGGGATAAACTAGACCACACAGTTTTAAAAGGTCTATATtaatgtatgtttatttatatatgtgtcaCACATATGCatagatatgtatgtgtgtgtttgtgtttgtgggtCTACAGAAGTTTACTGAAAATCCCTGAATCTGagttttgtcatctataaaatatcAATGGTGATACTAATCTGAAGAGTTACTTTGATTAAACCCATTAGAATCACGGAACGAATCCTGTCACATTCCAGGTGCCAACATGTGAAAAGAGTCTGTGAAAGTTcatgcctccctccttcctttcacGTGAGACATAGTTCAGGGTTAAGGTTTGCGGGGCCTACTCACTCTGAAATAATGACCGGAACTTTTTCTGCTTGTTCTTTCCTCCTGTGTGTTATGTCACTAATGCTGATGCCTGCATACAGaatttttagtgaaaaaaaaagtaaaagcaggtGAAGATGTTTCTTAGTAGGCTAAAATACCTTCCTTATAGCTATTTCTGTGGATAAAAAAAGAGACATAAATAATCCATttggatttattatttatttatttatttatttatttttatttctacctgAGAAAAAATGTCCTGTTTATTGGAGCAGGAATATCATGGCTGATGCTGCTTTCCTATCAGGAACCAGGctctaattttattaaataatatgatCTAATAGGATATTAGAATATTGGAACCCTGGAACATGGGCAATGAAAAAGATGCCACATTGGCAGTCATAAAACATGGTATTAAATATTAGACCTGATGTGCCATTTATTATGCTGTTCtatgttcttttttcctctctttaaaGTTAGGGTAGTGTTAACTGTCTCCTGGAGTGTGTCATAGAGAGCCCTATGTGAAATACAAGTGATAGAGATGTTTGCATTGTTTGTTGTGTTAGTTAtttcaaatactacatgttctatTTGCCAATAATTAAACtagtaatataaattatataatattggaATCGTCAATCTCAATCTCTTAttgattattaatatttatgaaaataatttgctcttctaaattttcttttaaaaattgccagAGGTCATAAAGTAACTGAAAATAAATTGCTCTGCAGAGAGCAGAAACTtgccaggatttaaaaaaaaatgtatttggaaattaaattggAATAGCTTCAGtgcatttaaatgatttttattaggGTAAATATACATAAGAGAaacaccattttaaccattttaagtgtagaGTTCTGTGTCATTAAGTACATTTATGTTGTTGTGCAGTCATCCCTATCATGCATATCCAAAACAGTTTGATTGTCTCCAACTAGCACTTTGTTCTTAATAAACAATtactctccttctctcctttcccggATTCCCTGGGGTCCACCATTCCACTTCCTCTCTCTGTGAATTTCACTACTCTGGGTACTTTGTACGTGaattcatacaatatttgtctttttgtgacagacttatttcacttagcataatatattcaaggttcatccatgttgtatcatGTGTCAAaatgtcttctatttttaaaactatatatacatacatttttattgattCCGCTGTAGAtgaacactttctttctttttgcctttgggctattgtgaataatgttgctataaacattgacatagaaatatttgtttgatgcaaaaacagaataacaaatgctacatgttctcaggtataagtgggagctaaacattgggtacatatAGACATAAAGATAGGAATAGTAGACACTGGGAACTCCAAAagaggggagtgagggaggaggcaagggttgaaaagCTACTTAGTTGTACTATGTTCATTATTTCGGTGAAGGGTTCaacagaagcccaaacctcagcatcacacaatataacCATGTAACAAACCACAAATGTACTccctgaataaaaaaaaatccaaaaatatctgttcaggtatctgcttttatttattggGTACACATTCAGAACTGAAATCATTGGATTGTATACTAACTCTATGTTCAAATTTTGAGGAATTCCTACACATGCGGTTCCAGATTTACAATAATTTGatgttttttgactttatgatgaaTTTATAGAAACATAACCCCAGTGTAATTTGAGGAGCACCTGGACATATGATGGTTTGACTTGCAACTTTTGATGttatgatgattttataaggatGTTAACTTTTTACTTACAGTATTTTCAACTtgtgatgggtttatcagggtgAAACTCCACTGtaagttgagaagcatctgtaTCATTTTCCACAGTGCCTTTATTATTTGACATTTCCCTCTAgctattcttttataattttatctctttcatttagatttttgattcattttgacttaatttttctatgtattaTAAACATCCAACTTCAATATCTTGAATGTAGATATCCACTTTTCCAAACAccgtttattgaaaagactgtccctTTACCACTGAGTGGACTTAGTCCCCTTTTTGAAAAAAGGTTGCCATGTATATGAGAGTCTATTTCTTGACTCTGTTTTCCTCTGTTGGGCTATATGTTTGGCTTTGTGCCAGTGCCACATTGTTTTGATGACTATAGCTTtgagtaagttttaaaatcagaaagtatgagtctttaaattttgttctttttcaaaaagaGTCAAAATTTTTTGACTGTTGAGCATCCTGTAAGATTCCTATAAATTTCAGGATGGGCTTTCTGtttgggagaaaaaatatttatttgaattttgatgGAGActccattgaattttttttttgctttgtacactttattattattttgacaatgattttattgtttatttttaagtttcagggtacatgtgcagaatgtgcagttttgttacataggtaaccgtgtggcatggtggtttgctgcacttgtTAATTCTTCACCTATTTATTaggcccagcatgcattagctcttttccctaatgctctcccgCAAACTGtcctcccctgacaggccccagtaagTGTGGTTTTCCTCCCTATGTCAAtgtcttctcattgttcagcacccacttacaagtgagaacatgcagtgtttagttttctgtttttgcattagtttgctgaggataatgacttctagcttcatccatgtccctgcaaaggacatgatattgttcctttgtatggctgcacagtattccatggtgtatatgtaccacagtgtctttatccagtctatcattaatgggcgtttgtgttgattccacatctttgctattgagcatagtgctgcaatgaagatacatgtgcatgtacctttataacagaataattaatattagtattctctgatgattgtatttctgtgggatcaacaGTGATATTTCCCTTAtggtttctgattgtgtttatttgaatattatctattttcttctgtatttgtcTTGCTAATGttctatctattttattgattttttttttcaaaaaccagctcctggatccattaagtttttgaagggtttttttgtgtctccatctccttcaatTTCTCTCTGATCTTGTTTATTTCTTGAGTTTTGCTAGctctggggtttgtttgctcttggttctccagttcttttagttatgatgttagggtgtcgatttgagatctttttagctttttgctgtgggcatttagtgctataaatttccctttaacactgatttagctgcatcccagagattctgataagTTGTCTCTTTGTTtacattagtttcaaagaacttcttgatttcgctttaattttattatttacccaggagtcactcaggagcaggttgttcaatttccatgtagttgtgtggtttggGGGAAGAttttaatcttgagttctaatttgattgggctgtggtctgagagactatttgttatggtttcatttattttgtatttgctgaggagtgttttacttccaattatgtgacagttttggaataagtgcctTATGGtggtgaaaaaaatgtatattgtttttggatgaagagttctgtagatatctatcaggtccactttgtctagagctgagttcaagctGAACTAGagctgaatatctttgttaattctcTGTCTCAAGATCTAATagtgacagtggggtattaaagtctcccactattattgtatggggatctaagtctctttgtatgtctctaggaacttgttttatgaattcaGGTGCTCCTggattgggtgcatatacatttaaaatggttagttcttgttgaattgaattcttTAACATTAcctaatgcccttctttgtcttttttgacctttgttggtttgaactctattttgtcagaaactaggattgctacccctgctttttctttctttccattttcttggtaaattttcctctatccctttactttgagtctaTGTGCATTTTTGCACATGAGAtgtgtctcttgaatacagcacaccaatgggtgaCTTTGGGTATTGTTGACATCTTAACAGTGTCAGCcttccaataaataaatatgtaggatgcatttccatttatttgtgtcttctttaatcaCTCTAATCAGTATTTTGCCATTTTCAATGTGTAAAGTTTTCACCTCCTTGATTTGGTTTATTCTagatgtttcatttgtttttgatacTATTGTTAATAAAATCAGAGTGCAATTTTCAGATTGtctattgttagtgtatagaagtACAACAGGTTTTGGCTGTTGTTGATGTTGCATCCCAtaattttcctgattttgtttattaCTTATCCTaagttttctacatatataattatgtcatatgcaaacagaaataattttacttttcttttgaattaagatatttttatttcttttcttatctgaTTGTGTTGACTGAACTTCCAGTAATTTGTTGAGTAGATGCAGTGAAGGTGGACTTTAGGGTCTTGTTCCAAATCTCAGAGTAAAAGCTACCAGTCTTTCATTATTATGATGAAGCTGCAGGTTAAATTCTCAATTGTGACATAATTTTTACATCACTTTAATGTTTTATTCAAGTAATCCATAGACATGGTCTCAGCAGGGTAAAATGATAGAAACATAAACTCTTGCTGACCCCAAAGTCAAGGATTTCAatttatctttccagtttttctccgTATTTGCCCATATATTTTTAGACAATACATTCATCTGCTAATGCCTGATTTCTATATCCCAAATACCATTCCTTGACCCATGATATAGGCTAACATGGATAGTGACCTGCTCCCTCCTCCATAATCACCCCCAGGTTCCTTACTCTTCTCCCACTGTCGCAGCAGAATTACATTCCACTTTATGTCTGCAATGAGGAGTTGACAACATCATTTCATCTTATAGAATTTATTGCtgcaatacaaagaaaaaaaaaactattgcatTTGAACATGATAGTTAATATATCTCAGTTGagagaaatttttttaagaatattaacTTCACTATTATTTTGCTATATCCCTCTCTAGGAATGTCCTTAAGCACATATTGGCCCTCCTGTATGAATTCCCTAGTTTTTCTATCTTTCCTAAATAGCAGTCTTTTcatgttgttgttgcttttgtttacCTTCAAATAGAGTTTTCTTACTTTGTCTTTTGAAACTTCCACTACATAGTTTTATCAATTActataattttagttttcaaaagtcCTTTAATGTTACCTTTCACATCCTTTCATATaggaaatgatatttattttatggatTTCATACTTATACATCTCTGAAGATACAAATTTTGATCacaaaaaattattgtttctGCATGTTTTGGTCATTTTTAAAGTCATTGTATTTATGCATATGACTGTGTGTGATtgtgcatatttgtgtgtgtttgcacacTGGGAATCTTCCTCGTGCATGTTATACTTGCTCCAAATTCTGGTGATCTTTGGCTCTAGACTAATATTTAAGCCTAAAAACTCTGTTTCTTTTAGGCATACTGTGCCAAGCTGTTTACTGATGTCTTACATCTGGAGTGGTATTTTTAACACACCTCTACTTAGAAGTCTGTCGGGATTTTAGCTTCTTTTTGTTATTTAGGGAATTGAACATTCCTCCAAGTGCATTCTTTTGAAGGATTCATAGAGCAACATATAATGTTATCTAAGCACTAGAGAGGCAAAAGACAAAATCTGTAACCTATTTGGTAAGGGGTCCGCCTTAAATAGAGTATTCTGAAATTAGGCAAGGAGGCAAAAGAGAATGGATGATGATGAATATTGAAAATCAAGAGTGTGAATTAATATGACATTCCATAAAAGGGACATAGCAATAAGGATTTATTCTAGGTTTCTGAGTAGGAGGACCAAATTATGATAACTAACAAAAGAAGTTTGACTTGGTGTTATTGTACAAAGATCATTCAAGTTTCTCAAAATGAGAGACAAGCTGCTGCAGTTTTAGAAGTAAATCTGACAGAATAAACATGGGTTGGGTGGggagctcatgcctgcaatcgcAGCACTTTGCAGGGCCGAGATGGGGATTACTGatgccaagagttcaaaaccagcctgagcaacacagtgacacTTCATGTCTACAAAGATATAAatttaactaggcatggtggcacgtgactgctttctcagctactcaggaggctgaggcagaaggatcacttaagcccagaagttcaaggctgcagtgagctatgatcttgccactgcactccatcctgggtaacagagagagaccctgtcacttaaaaaaaaagaaaaagaatacatgtGGAAATATAacaaatcattctataaagactAATTTATTCAAATACAAATCTGTAATGTATGCATTTATATTGACTTTCTATGCATAGGTATTCAATATAACATCTGACTTTGATTATATCTGAGTTTGTGTCAGGCAGTAAAACATTCATATTCTGTTGAAGTTGTAATAGAGATATCTTTCTTATAAATTTGcatatttcttagaaaaaaatctgGTAACAAATGTTGATCTCATCAAATGTGAAACTCTGGgtaagaaaataagatttcttttccaaaataggTAAAAATCAGAACAAAGAAGTCTGAGCACAGTACAATAAAAGATTTTGAGATAGAGATCATATTCACATATTTGTATTATAGTATActgtataattgttttatttgatcATCAGTTACTCTTGTTAATCTCTTActtgcctaatttataaattaaactttatcagaAGTTTGTATAGACACAAAATAATAGTGTATTTAGGGTTCAGTATCAACCGCAGTTTCAAACATCCACTGGTCGACTTGGAATGCATCCCCTGCAGATAAGAGCAAATTACTGTACTTAACTTACCCTTCTGTCTCCCTTCAGGATGGATTGTAGGAAAGCCCCATGGAAAATTACAATCAAACATCAACTGATTTCATCTTGTTGGGGCTGTTCCCACAATCAAGAATTGGCCTTTtcctcttcatcctcattgttttcattttcctaatggctCTAATTGGAAACCTATCCATGATTCTTCTCATCTCCTTGGACACCCACCTCCACACACCCATGTATTTCCTACTTAGTCAGCTCTCCCTCATTGACCTAAGTTACATCTCCACCATTGTTCCTAAGATGGCTTCTGATTTTCTGCATGGAAACAAGTCCATCTCCTTCACTGGGTGTGGGATTCAGAGTTTCTTCTTCTTGGCATTAGGAGGTGCAGAAGCACTGCTTTTGGCATCTATGGCCTATGATCGTTACATTGCTGTTTGCTTTCCTCTCCACTATCCCATCTGCATGAGCAAAAGAGTGTGTGCGCTGATGGTAACAGGATCTTGGATCATAGGCTCTATCAATGCTTGTGCTCACACTGTATATATTCTCCATATTCCTTATTGCCGATCCAGGGCCATCAATCATTTCTTCTGTGATGTCCCAGCCATGGTGACTCTGGCCTGCACGGACACCTGGGTCTATGAGGGCACAGTGTTTTTGAGCACCACCATCTTTCTGGTGTTTCCCTTCATTGGTATTTCATGTTCCTATGGCCGGGTTCTCCTTGCTGTCTACCGCATGAAATCtgcagaagggaggaagaaggccTACCTGACCTGCAGCACCCACCTCACTGTAGTAACTTTCTACTATGCACCTTTTCTCTACACTAATCTACGTCCAAGATCCCTGCGATCTCCAACAGAGGACAAGGTTCTGGCTGTCTTCTACACCATCCTCACCCCAATGCTCAACCCCATCATCTACAGCCTGAGAAACAAGGAGGTGATGGGGGCCCTGACACGAGTGAgtcagagaatctgctctgtgaaAATATAGACACACTTTCTGTTTAAGGCCCCAGGGCTCATATACACATCCATTCAGCAGTgtatagtaataaaatattatttcattcctaGAGTGCAGGAGTAAAAGTAACCAAGGGAAGAAGAAAATCACTGATGTCTGGACAAAattgttttacacacacacacatatatatatgtataaaatatgtataaaatatatatatttttacaaatatatattttacaaatgcatatattagatatataaaattctaaacaaCCTTTTTTGTTCATGacatttttccataaattttGAATGTACATATTTTTGCTGATATGTTgttaagtagaatttttttttgttcatgcagaaatgaaaatgaaaatggcatAACTGAAGTTGGCACTCAGCATAACAATTTTATTATTGTCAATTTATTTTCCAGTGATTAAATTGTTTTTGGTtatgtctaaaacaaaaactaaaatctCTTGACTTGGTGGGTCTAATTCTGTaagatgttttctctttcttatcttAGACACTTAACGTACCAGTTACTCTTTCTTTCAATTTAGGGGGACTTACTATTACTGAGATTTAGCAGAGGGCTTATCAGTGGTTCTTAAGTCCTGTTATCACTCTGGTTGGCCTATGACAAGTTTATGCTTTTTGTACTGAAATGAAACCCAGAGAAATGATTTAACATCAGGTAAATTTTAGATCAATAACAAAGACTGGAAGGTGCCATCAGTGATCAAGAATTATTACACTTAGGTCTTTAACccattttatgttgattttggtGTAGCGTAAGAATTGGgaatttagtttcatttttctacatatggGTATCCACTTTTACAGGCACCTTGCATTGAAGAGACTGTCAGTTTCCCAATAAATGCTCTTGGCACTGTTGTCAAATATCGGTTAACtatgtcaggcacagaaagacagattttgcatgttctcactcctaccTAGGagctaaagtttttaaaaattgaactaatAGAAATAGATAATAGAATGATGGTCACCAGAGGGTCAGAAGGGTATAGGGGAGGGGGGataaagtggggatggttaatggttGCAAAAATATAGGTAGAATGAATAAAAGCcagtatttggtagcacaatagaGTGACTGTAGTAAACAATAATTCATTGtagaatatattgtatatattaaaaaataactgaaagtttgGAACTGGAATGCTcccaacagaaagaaatgatacatatttGGGGTGCTGGTctttatcaaaacatcacatacactctataattatatattactattatgtatccatagtgatgaaaaataaaaaaattaaatcagttaGCTATggatatgtggatttatttctggattctctgttctgtgtcattgttctatgtgtctgtttttatgctagtactattctgttttgattactacatctttgtagtatagtttgaagtttgcTACTgttatgcctccagctttgctctttttttcaggAATGAtctggctatttggggtctttcaTAATTCCATACAAATCATAGAATTGTTTTTACTATTTATGTGcagaatgccattggtattttgacagacattgcattgaatctgaggtttggtcatttaaataatattaattcttccaattcacaAGCattggatgtctttccatttgtttgtattcttcatttcctttcatcagtattttgtacAAATAAATTCAATTGTTCTCTTCCATGACTAAAGTTAACAGTAAAGTATTACACAGTTAAAATTCTTGAAATGCTCTTTAATATCATTTCTATTTCGAAGCCTGTGAATATTTGTTTTCCATGTCGATGCAGTTAAAACATACATTttgaacttgttttatgaatcagaGTAACTCCTTTTTGTGCTTTGTTGCAATGAGcagtgtatatttttattttgtaataatttgcTAACAATGTTTATTGCCTAATCTTCCTGGCTTTTCCTTTTCTGATATTCAGTGAACACAACAGGCATAGGCTCTGGGACAGAGGGAAATAGGCATCCCATCAGCAGTCACTTGCTGCTGCCAGGGCAAGCACCTCCTCTCTTCCAAGCTAGGGACACTCATACCCTACTGCCACCTGCGCTGCTGCTTCTGTCATCACCACCAGCATGAGCCCAGTCATACCCCAGACACTGCTTGGGTCCTGTGGTGCTGGGAAGTATtataagatgtgtgtgtgtgtgtgtgtgtgtgtgtgtgtgtgtgcgcgcgcgcatgaGAAGACCAGGCCAGTTGCCCCACGTGGTTCTTGCCTGAGCCCACTTGTGTAGTCACTACCAGTAGACCCAAACTGTGTGCACATGCTGCCAGCCTGTCTAGCTCCTCTATCACATTCGTACTCAgagatgaaattataaaatatttcaatgacaACAGCAGAGCATGAAAACCACGCATGGAGCCCTTTGAGTGTGGAACCCTGTGCATATGCCCACAGGGCCATCCTGAGAAGGATGGAAAGAGTGGAC
Encoded proteins:
- the LOC103230959 gene encoding olfactory receptor 2L8-like; this translates as MENYNQTSTDFILLGLFPQSRIGLFLFILIVFIFLMALIGNLSMILLISLDTHLHTPMYFLLSQLSLIDLSYISTIVPKMASDFLHGNKSISFTGCGIQSFFFLALGGAEALLLASMAYDRYIAVCFPLHYPICMSKRVCALMVTGSWIIGSINACAHTVYILHIPYCRSRAINHFFCDVPAMVTLACTDTWVYEGTVFLSTTIFLVFPFIGISCSYGRVLLAVYRMKSAEGRKKAYLTCSTHLTVVTFYYAPFLYTNLRPRSLRSPTEDKVLAVFYTILTPMLNPIIYSLRNKEVMGALTRVSQRICSVKI